A region of the Deltaproteobacteria bacterium genome:
CATGTTGCGGCGGCTGTGGTTAGCGCTGGAATTGGGCGGTGCCGCCGGCGCCGAGGGTTAGCCGGCCGCGGGCGCGGCCGCAGGATCGCGTTAGGAAAAGGGGGGTGCATGGCAGGCGAGGAGCAAGGCCATTCGAGCGAGCCGGTTACGTTTCAGCGATTCGAGGCTCTGCTGAAGCGGCTGATAGCGGTGCCGAAGCGGGAATTGGATCGGCGCATCGCTGCCTATCGGACGCCGCGAAAGCAGAAACAGGACTGGCAGCGAGAGAAGTCCAGCCAGTAACGGCTCGCCCAGCTGTGGGCTACCTTCGGATAGGGTAGCTTGATTCTGGCTGGTACCAACGCTGAAACGGGCTAAGGTGTCGGACGCAGAGAACCAAAATGAACCGAATGCGGAGCGACTTCCACCAGCCGAGGATGCCGGCGCCGGAAGAGGCGCATCCGGGCCGCACGGCCCGGATGCCGGTGCCGGCGACTCATTTCGTTACCGGTGCGCGCCTCGAGCCGCCGTTTCCCGAGGGCAGCGCGCTGGCGTTGTTCGGCATGGGCTGCTTCTGGGGCGCCGAGCACAAGTTCTGGACGGTTGCGGGTGTGTACACGACCGCTGTCGGTTATGCCGGTGGCTACACTCCCAATCCGACCTATCGGGAGGTGTGCACAGGTTTCACCGGCCATAACGAAGTGGTGCGGATCGTTTTCGACCCGGCTGTGGTCGATTACCTGACGTTGCTGAAGGTCTTCTGGGAGAGCCACGACCCGACGCAGGGGATGCGCCAGGGCAACGATGTCGGCACCCAGTATCGCTCGGGGATCTACTACTACGACGGGGCACAGCGAGAAGCGGCGCAAGCCTCACGTGACGCGTACCAGCGCAGGCTGAGCGCCGCTGGTTACGGGCGGATCACGACGGAGATCCTGCCGGTGCCCGAGTTCTACTACGCCGAGGCGTACCACCAGCAGTATCTGGCCAAGAATCCGGCCGGCTACTGCGGCCTCGGCGGTACCGGAGTCACTTGCCCGATCGGAGCCGGAGTGGCGGGGCAGGCGAAACGTCAGTGCTCGGCCGGTGAGGCCTGAGCTTCTTGCGACACGGAGAACGACGAGCCACAGCCGCAAGTGCGCGTGGCGTTCGGGTTCACGAACTTGAACCCGGCCCCATGCAGGCCGCTGACGTAATCGATGGTGATGCCGGCGAGGTAGGGGACGCTCGTCGCGTCCACCAGCATGCGCACGCCATCCTGGTCGATCACCTGGTCGTCGGGCTTGGGCGCGTTATCGAAGTTGAGCGAGTACTGAAAGCCGGAGCAGCCGCCGCCGACCACGGCGACCCGAAGGGCGTAGTCCTGTGCGAGGCCTTCGCGGGCGATGGCCTCTCTCACCATCGCCACGGCTCGCTCGGTCAGGGTAACCGGCGCGCTGGCGCTGGCGGCTTCAGGCGGTGCGGCATGCTCCATAAGCTGATCCTTTGGCTGATCCTTCGTGCGCGGCCACGGGTGAAGATTCAACAGCGTCGTTCGTCCACAGACCGTAGCCGCGAGATTCCGCTGTGTCAAGGCGATGTTGGACGCGAAACGCGCTTGCTTGAATTGACTGCCGGGTTTGGCTTATACAGGCGCAACGCGGCCAATCATGACGATCTCACCCCGATACCTCGTTCTTGCCAACCTCGTAGTGCTGGCGGCGATCGCGTATGCGGGGTCAGCGGTGGTTGGGACGGCGATCGCCTCCCGCCTCATCCCGGCACCGGCCGTGCATATCAGCGATGCCCCACCGCCGTTGGCGCGCGAGGGGCGCAAGCCCAACTCGTATTATGCCCTCATCAGCACCCGCGATATCTTCAACTCCACCAAGCCTGCGCCCGAGGTTCCCAAGGGCCCGCCACCGATAACCGAGCTGAAGGTTCGCTTGTGGGGAGTGGCGATCCACGCCGGCGGCAATTCCTCGTGCGTGATCGAGGACCTCAACACCCACCAGCAAAAGCTCTATAAAGTCGGCGACACGATCCAAGACGCCACCGTCAGCAGTGTGGAATGGGAACGAGTGATCCTGACCCGCGACGGGCGAGAGGAGATCCTGCAGATCACCCCCGACGCCCGCAAGCATGCAAGCCTGGTCGCCTCGGCCGTCGGGCACGGGGGGCCCGCTGCCCCTGCACCCGGAGCGGGCGCCGGTTCCAGGCCTGGGGACGATCGCATCCAGCTGGTCGGTGAGAACCAGTACGCCATCGATCGTAGTGAGGTCGACAGCGCGCTGGAAAACATGAGCCAGCTCTTCACCCAAGTCCGCGCCGTGCCGCACTTCGAGGGCGGCCGTTCCACCGGTTTCCGCCTGTTCGCCATCCGCCAAGACAGTCTGTTCGACAAGATCGGGCTCAAGAACGGCGACATCCTGCAGCGGATCAACGGTATCGAGATCAACGATCCCGGCCGGGCGATGGGGTTGTTCCAGGAACTGCGCAACGAACGGGAAGTGACGGTCGACCTCGTGCGCAATAAAGAGCCCAAGACCCTGAGCTACCAGTTCAGGTAGCAGACTCGTCCATGCGAGGAACTATGCCCCTAATGCGTCGTCCCGTCATTGTCCTAGCCGTGGTGATGGGCCTGTTGTGGAGCCTGCCCGCGGGCAGCCGTGCTCAAGAGGCCGAGGCGGAGGGCGATGAGAAGCAAATAACGATGGACTTTCAGGACGTCGATCTCGCCGTCCTGGTGAAGTTCATCAGCGACATCACCCACAAGAACTTCATCGTGGACGAGAAGGTCAAGGGCAAGATCACGATCATTTCGCCCTCGAAAATCAGCGTGGACGAGGCCTATTTGGTGTTCCAGTCGGTGTTGCAGGTGAAGGGATTCACCACAGTGCCGAGCGGAACGGTGATCAAGATCCTGCCGACCAAAGAGGCGAAGACCTCGACCTTGCGGACCATCGTGCCGAAGGGCGGTGTCTCACCCAGCGATGAGTTCATCACGCGCCTGATACCGCTCGAACACGTCGATGCCAACAACATGGTGAGCATCATGCAGCCCATGGTGTCGCCCGATGGCCTGCTGGCTGCCTACGCTCCGACGAACTCATTGATCCTCATCGACACCGCTGCCAACTCCGCCCGCCTACTGCGCATCCTGATCGAACTCGACGTCGAGGGGCGCGAGCGTGGGATCGAGGTGTTGCGGCTCAACTACGCTTTTGCCACCGAGATTGCCGCCACGCTGGCGCAGGTACTCGAGGAGGGGCAATCCCCGCAAGCAGGCGCCATGCCGCCGCCGGCCGCATCTCGGGCCGCCCGCGGCGGCGCCCCGGCTGCGGCTGGCGGGGCGGTTACCGGCGGGGTCACGCCGCAGCGCTCCTTCAAGATCATTCCGGACGAGCGCACCAACACGCTGATCGTCTTGGCCGGCCCGCTGGAAATGCGCCGGATCAAGGACCTCGTAACGCGGCTGGACGTGCCGTTGCCGCTCGGGACCGGGCGCATTCACGTCTACTACCTCAAGTACGCCAACGCTTTCGAACTCGTCGCTGTACTCGCCGATCTGATCGGCAGCGGTGGCGGTGGCGGTATGGGAGGCATGGGTGCGGGACTGCGCTCGCGTGGGATGCTCGGAGCAGCGGGCGGCATTCGGGGCGGACGAACAGGCCGCACCGGCATCGGCGGCGGGGGAGGTGGTTTTGGCGGGGGCTTCGGCGATGGCTTCGATGGCGGCGGCGGAATGGGCGGTGGCTTCGCTGCCGGCTCGCTGCGCGGCGGCAGCCGCGGCGGCCGCTCGGGCTCCCGTGCCGGCCTGAGCGCTGCAACTGGCTTCGGCGGGGCAGCCGCGGGCTCTGGGGCCGCGGGCGGCATCGGCGGTGCCGGCAGCGCAGAAGCTGACGGCGTGCGCATTACGGCCGACCCGGCCACCAACGCCTTGATCGTCAACGCCTCGCCACAGGACTACGAGACGATCAAGGAAGTTATTGAGAAGCTCGATGTGCGCCGGCGCCAGGTATACGTCGAAGCCATCATTCTGGAGGTGCGCTTGAATAAAGCGCGGGACCTCGGCTTCGATTTCCAGGGCGGCGCCGGACTCGCCAAAGGCGTCGGCCTCGGCCGTATCAACCTCAGCGGTAACCTCAACCAAATGCTCACCAGCCCGGCCGGGCTCGATGGTCTGATCCTGGCCGCGGCCAGCAATCAGACGGTGCGCTTGCCCGACGGCAGTACGGTCCCGGCGCAGGTCGCTTTGTTCACCGCGCTGCAAAACGATAGCGACGTGAACATCCTGTCGGCTCCCAACCTGCTCACCACCGACAACCAAGAGGCCGAGATCGTCGTCGGCCAGAACTTACCCTTTGTCGCCAGCCGCTCGACCAGTGAGACCAACCTAGCCAACCAGTTCAATACCATCGAGCGGCGCGATGTCGGCATAACGCTGCGGATCACGCCGCAGATCTCCGAGGGTGGCACGGTGCGGCTCGACCTCTTCCAGGAAGTCTCGGCGGTGGTGCCGTCGGCCTCGGATGCCCAGGCCATCGCCCTTGGGCCCACCACCACGATTC
Encoded here:
- the gspD gene encoding type II secretion system secretin GspD; protein product: MRRPVIVLAVVMGLLWSLPAGSRAQEAEAEGDEKQITMDFQDVDLAVLVKFISDITHKNFIVDEKVKGKITIISPSKISVDEAYLVFQSVLQVKGFTTVPSGTVIKILPTKEAKTSTLRTIVPKGGVSPSDEFITRLIPLEHVDANNMVSIMQPMVSPDGLLAAYAPTNSLILIDTAANSARLLRILIELDVEGRERGIEVLRLNYAFATEIAATLAQVLEEGQSPQAGAMPPPAASRAARGGAPAAAGGAVTGGVTPQRSFKIIPDERTNTLIVLAGPLEMRRIKDLVTRLDVPLPLGTGRIHVYYLKYANAFELVAVLADLIGSGGGGGMGGMGAGLRSRGMLGAAGGIRGGRTGRTGIGGGGGGFGGGFGDGFDGGGGMGGGFAAGSLRGGSRGGRSGSRAGLSAATGFGGAAAGSGAAGGIGGAGSAEADGVRITADPATNALIVNASPQDYETIKEVIEKLDVRRRQVYVEAIILEVRLNKARDLGFDFQGGAGLAKGVGLGRINLSGNLNQMLTSPAGLDGLILAAASNQTVRLPDGSTVPAQVALFTALQNDSDVNILSAPNLLTTDNQEAEIVVGQNLPFVASRSTSETNLANQFNTIERRDVGITLRITPQISEGGTVRLDLFQEVSAVVPSASDAQAIALGPTTTIRSATTTVVARDNQTVVIGGLISDDMDNSHSRVPFLGDIPVLGNLMRNTSSRREKINLLIFLTPHIVRSEEDQRRLSLEQRDRLKAFMEEQRIPNKRTEVLDRPSWETLPPPAKGGEKSDENGSNSNGQPPAAGSTPPLNGAAVEPPRYALLASFWEHGKAPASLAAANGLVPLALPEDSELRGLFVRGQDVRFESDTYTAFFHCLDTFTTQEEALVVYPEGLRVSGEPRELLHWRDLASDASARNAHSWTAAH
- the erpA gene encoding iron-sulfur cluster insertion protein ErpA, with protein sequence MEHAAPPEAASASAPVTLTERAVAMVREAIAREGLAQDYALRVAVVGGGCSGFQYSLNFDNAPKPDDQVIDQDGVRMLVDATSVPYLAGITIDYVSGLHGAGFKFVNPNATRTCGCGSSFSVSQEAQASPAEH
- the msrA gene encoding peptide-methionine (S)-S-oxide reductase MsrA, with amino-acid sequence MRSDFHQPRMPAPEEAHPGRTARMPVPATHFVTGARLEPPFPEGSALALFGMGCFWGAEHKFWTVAGVYTTAVGYAGGYTPNPTYREVCTGFTGHNEVVRIVFDPAVVDYLTLLKVFWESHDPTQGMRQGNDVGTQYRSGIYYYDGAQREAAQASRDAYQRRLSAAGYGRITTEILPVPEFYYAEAYHQQYLAKNPAGYCGLGGTGVTCPIGAGVAGQAKRQCSAGEA